In one Candidatus Woesearchaeota archaeon genomic region, the following are encoded:
- a CDS encoding DUF483 domain-containing protein → MLLRLKEELGSMTNAFDIIYVLEGNKPGARIMYHGNKRILRLLKDMGLDYALSDYKVLKHTDKTRNYSDKGIKAARQDRREGSFFLYVSRGREWAEEAKNAEAGGNDILLGKLLGYPECCVEFFEKHKKEAAETTNDFTVFTFRESSGIVFPWQNNFCLRGFDISLISHFPCSFKCGASRKTAESNFEVIEKYGHDVPAYFSSALKCGIMYAQGVGVYCFPGIKIEGRDLLYNPNQVIASNRNELYGLIRKRDKITLLGRGHFRIRDIEIEDDHTFFGLFS, encoded by the coding sequence ATGCTGTTAAGATTAAAAGAGGAGTTGGGAAGCATGACCAATGCTTTTGACATAATCTATGTTCTTGAAGGCAATAAGCCGGGGGCGAGAATAATGTACCACGGGAATAAAAGAATACTGCGGCTATTAAAAGACATGGGGCTTGATTATGCGCTGTCGGATTACAAAGTTTTAAAGCACACTGATAAAACGAGGAATTATTCTGACAAGGGCATAAAGGCAGCCAGGCAGGATAGAAGGGAAGGCAGCTTTTTCCTTTATGTTTCAAGAGGCAGGGAATGGGCTGAAGAAGCAAAGAATGCTGAGGCTGGAGGCAATGACATCCTGCTGGGAAAGCTTTTGGGATATCCTGAATGCTGTGTTGAGTTTTTTGAAAAACATAAGAAAGAAGCTGCTGAGACCACAAATGACTTTACTGTATTTACATTCAGGGAAAGCAGCGGCATAGTGTTTCCCTGGCAGAACAATTTCTGCTTAAGGGGATTTGACATAAGCCTTATATCGCACTTTCCCTGCTCTTTCAAATGCGGGGCAAGCAGGAAGACTGCCGAATCCAACTTCGAAGTTATTGAGAAATACGGGCATGATGTCCCTGCTTATTTCAGCTCTGCACTTAAATGCGGGATAATGTATGCGCAGGGAGTGGGGGTTTACTGCTTCCCGGGGATTAAAATTGAAGGGAGGGATTTGCTGTATAACCCGAACCAGGTTATAGCCTCTAACAGAAACGAGCTTTATGGCCTTATAAGGAAGAGGGACAAAATAACCTTATTAGGCAGGGGCCATTTTCGCATAAGGGATATTGAGATAGAGGATGATCATACTTTCTTTGGCCTGTTCTCATAG